The proteins below come from a single Alnus glutinosa chromosome 9, dhAlnGlut1.1, whole genome shotgun sequence genomic window:
- the LOC133878364 gene encoding non-specific phospholipase C2: protein MATKTASSMASKAASILLLLLLHSATHASPIKTVVVLVMENRSFDHMLGWMKQINPEINGVDGTEWNALSVTDPNSKRFFFNNQSHYVDPDPGHSFQAIREQIFGSDNTVADPAPMNGFAQQAYSMDNTTNMSQSVMNGFQPDKVAVYKALVSEFAVFDRWFAAIPTSTQPNRLYVHSATSAGLISNVARLLEKGFPQRTIFENLDDAGISFGIYFQNVPTTLFYRNLRKLKYVSRFHDYDTLFKRHAKEGKLPGYVVVEQRYFNLKVSPANDDHPSHDVYEGQRFVKEVYETLRASPQWNQTLFLITYDEHGGFYDHVPTPVRGVPNPDGIVGPEPFNFKFDRLGVRVPTIAVSPWIEKGTVVHGPNGSPFPTSEFHHSSIPATVKKLYNLSSPFLTKRDEWAGTFEAIVQTRTEPRTDCPEKLPTPVKIKNGEANENAKLSEFQQELLQLAAVLKGDHTLTSYPEKIGKEMNVREGKEYVDDAVKRFFEAGRLAKRMGVDEEQIVQMRPSLTTRPSKSSSKSP, encoded by the exons ATGGCTACCAAAACAGCTTCTTCAATGGCTTCCAAAGCAGCTTCGATTCTCCTCCTCTTACTCCTCCACAGCGCAACCCATGCAAGCCCAATCAAAACTGTCGTCGTGCTCGTCATGGAGAACCGGTCCTTCGACCACATGCTCGGCTGGATGAAGCAAATCAACCCGGAAATCAACGGCGTCGACGGCACCGAGTGGAATGCTCTGTCCGTCACTGACCCCAACTCCAAGCGCTTCTTCTTCAACAACCAGTCCCACTATGTCGACCCAGATCCCGGCCACTCCTTCCAAGCCATACGCGAACAAATTTTCGGTTCCGATAACACCGTCGCCGATCCGGCTCCCATGAACGGCTTTGCCCAACAGGCCTACTCTATGGATAACACCACCAACATGTCTCAGAGTGTCATGAATGGCTTCCAACCAGACAAGGTCGCCGTGTATAAAGCACTCGTTTCGGAATTTGCAGTGTTTGACAG GTGGTTTGCTGCCATACCCACCTCAACACAGCCAAACCGGCTTTACGTGCACTCAGCAACTTCAGCAGGCTTAATCAGCAACGTTGCTCGGCTCCTCGAAAAGGGATTCCCACAAAGAACGATCTTCGAGAACCTGGACGACGCCGGAATATCCTTCGGAATATACTTCCAGAACGTCCCCACCACGCTGTTCTACAGGAACCTAAGGAAGCTCAAGTACGTTAGCAGGTTCCACGACTACGACACATTGTTCAAGAGGCATGCAAAGGAAGGCAAGCTCCCGGGCTACGTTGTCGTGGAGCAGCGCTACTTCAACCTCAAAGTGTCCCCGGCCAACGACGACCACCCGTCGCACGACGTGTACGAGGGGCAGAGGTTTGTGAAGGAGGTGTACGAGACGCTCAGAGCCAGCCCGCAGTGGAACCAGACCCTTTTCTTGATCACGTACGACGAGCATGGTGGGTTCTACGATCACGTCCCTACGCCCGTGCGTGGGGTCCCCAACCCGGACGGGATCGTGGGGCCCGAGCCCTTTAACTTCAAGTTTGATCGATTGGGCGTTAGGGTCCCTACCATCGCCGTCTCACCTTGGATTGAGAAGGGCACTg TTGTTCATGGGCCCAATGGTTCACCATTTCCAACATCAGAATTTCATCACTCATCGATTCCAGCAACAGTGAAGAAGCTTTACAACCTGTCCTCACCGTTTCTAACCAAGAGGGATGAATGGGCAGGCACATTCGAAGCTATAGTCCAAACAAGGACAGAACCCAGAACTGATTGTCCAG AGAAACTACCTACCCCAGTGAAGATAAAAAATGGTGAGGCTAACGAGAATGCCAAGCTGAGTGAATTCCAGCAAGAGCTGTTGCAGCTGGCGGCAGTCCTAAAAGGAGACCATACCCTCACAAGTTACCCAGAAAAGATAGGGAAGGAAATGAATGTGAGGGAAGGGAAAGAATACGTAGATGATGCAGTGAAACGCTTCTTCGAGGCTGGGCGTCTTGCTAAGAGGATGGGAGTTGATGAAGAACAAATTGTCCAAATGAGGCCCTCTCTCACTACAAGGCCATCAAAATCTTCAAGCAAAAGCCCTTGA
- the LOC133878366 gene encoding hydroxyproline O-arabinosyltransferase PLENTY-like: MIVRKHMGRASPILLLLLTLVFFFATYNLLTLIIRNKASNLGSWVVDGGKRSGDLNSKFHVALTATDAPYSQWQCRIMYYWYKKVKDMPGSDMGKFTRILHSGSPDKLMKEIPTFVVDPLPEGLDRGYIVLNRPWAFVQWLEKATIEEEYILMAEPDHIFVKPLPNLAHGIQPAGFPFFYIKPAEHEKIIRKFYPKENGPVTDIDPIGNSPVIIKKSLLEEIAPTWVNVSLTMKDDPETDKAFGWVLEMYAYAVASALHGVRHILYKDFMIQPPWDLEVGKNNIIHYTYGCDYNLKGELTYGKKGEWRFDKRSYLSGPPPRNLSLPPPGVPESVVRLVKMVNEATANIPGWDTLTSD; the protein is encoded by the exons ATGATTGTAAGGAAACACATGGGGCGTGCGTCTCCAATACTTTTGCTGCTTTTGAcacttgtgtttttctttgcaACTTATAATTTGTTAACTCTGATAATACGCAACAAAGCTTCCAATTTGGGGAGTTGGGTGGTGGATGGGGGGAAGAGATCAGGggatttgaattcaaaatttcATGTTGCCCTTACGGCAACCGATGCTCCTTATAGCCAATGGCAGTGTCGTATTATGTACTACTGGTATAAGAAGGTAAAAGACATGCCCGGATCTGACATGGGAAAGTTTACCCGAATTTTGCATTCTGGAAGTCCAGACAAGTTGATGAAGGAGATTCCAACTTTTGTGGTTGATCCTCTTCCAGAGGGCTTGGATCGG ggttatattgttctaaatagACCATGGGCTTTTGTGCAATGGCTGGAGAAAGCAACAATTGAAGAAGA ATACATTCTAATGGCAGAGCCTGATCACATTTTTGTAAAACCTCTACCTAACTTGGCACATGGAATTCAACCAGCAGGATTTCCTTTTTTCTACATTAAACCAGCTGAGCATGAGAAAATAATTAGGAAATTTTATCCCAAGGAGAATGGTCCTGTGACTGATATTGATCCAATTGGCAATTCTCCTGTAATTATTAAAAAG TCCTTGCTGGAGGAAATTGCTCCCACATGGGTTAATGTTTCCTTGACAATGAAGGATGATCCAGAGACTGATAAGGCTTTTGGATGGGTGCTTGAAAT GTATGCATATGCTGTAGCATCTGCATTGCATGGTGTGCGGCATATTCTGTATAAAGACTTTATGATACAG CCTCCATGGGATCTCGAAGTGGGAAAGAACAACATCATCCATTATACTTACGGATGTGATTATAATTTAAAG GGAGAACTAACATATGGAAAGAAAGGCGAATGGCGTTTTGACAAGAGATCATATCTTAGTGGTCCTCCACCAAGAAATCTCTCCTTACCCCCTCCAGGGGTTCCTGAAAGTGTG GTAAGACTTGTAAAGATGGTGAATGAGGCTACTGCAAATATTCCTGGATGGGACACATTAACCAGTGACTGA